A window of Canis lupus familiaris isolate Mischka breed German Shepherd chromosome 12, alternate assembly UU_Cfam_GSD_1.0, whole genome shotgun sequence genomic DNA:
TTTGCAGTTTCTTTCTATCTCTGCTTTACTATGAAGCCTTCTTTGCTGTGCATCACAAATAGCATACAATCATTGTTTCTCTGTGATGCAAAACTCCTtggaaaaattataattactCACTGTTTTCGCTTCTCATCCTCCAAGCTCTATTGAATCTCTTTAAATTATCCTCAGCACTCCTCCAGAGCAACTCTTGTCAAAAATCACCAATGACCTTCAAATTATTAAATCCAATGACCAATTCTCAGTTCTCATTGGacacaacttcttttttttttttttttaagaaaaaagattatttatttatttattcattagagacacagagagaaagaggcagagacataggcagagagagaagcaggctccatgcaggaagcctgatgtggaactcaatcctggaactccaggatcaagccctgggctgaaggcagatgcttaactgctgagccacacaggcgtccctggACATAACTTCTTAGCAGCTTTTGGAACACCTGGTCTCTAACTGCTTCAGAAAACACCTTCTTTACTTGGCTGCTGGGACACTATTCTCTTTTGACTCCCTTACCATCTAACTACCTCATCCTTCTTCATGTCATTTTCTGAGCATCTTAATCTTCCCAAACTCTAAGCATTGGAATGTTCCAGGGCTCAGATAACTCTGAATTCTCTTTTCTATCTGTATTTATTGTTCTAGTTGATCTTATCAGATCCCATGGATTTCATTATTAGCTATGCCatgatatatacaaaatttatatttccagtTCTAGCTTAAGATTTTACTTCTGCACCTGATCTACAAACTGTCTTATATAGCTAATTCCACATTTTCCCACTTGGATGCTTAATAGGTATATCTAACATACCAAATAGAAAAGTAAACTCTTAATATTTTCCTCCCCAACTTATTCCTATCATAATCTCCCTATGACAAAAATGGCAACTGCTTTCTATTAGTTATTCAGTCCTCAAAGCTTGGGGGTCATCCTAGACTCCTCTTTTTCTTACATACCATATCCAGTCCTATAGCAAatcttacaaattttattttcaaacacataTGCTGAGTCCAATCCTTTTTTGCCACTGTCTCTGCTCCCATGGTATTTCAAATCATCACCATGATAGCCCATGGATTTTTGTAATAACCTCTTACATGTCTCCCTATAACCATTCTTACTCCTTTACAGACTAATTTCCATGTTGTAGCCAAAGATGCCTTTAAAACATAAGACAGATCACACTCCTGTTTCAAATGCTTCAGATATCTTTCCATCTAAGGTATTAAGTTTTCTGggggttctgggtggctcagttcattgagtgttggactcctgattttggcttaggtcatgatctcagggtcatgggattatGCCCCTTtggtctgtgctcagtggggagtctgctggagattctctccctctacctcttcaaCTCCctcggctctctctctctctcaaataaataaataaattcttagaaaaaaaagtattaacttCTCACTGCTCTACATGACTTAATTCTCTACCATCTCCCTACCTCCATCTAATAATACCCCAGACAGTTGCCCactgtgctccagccacactCTTTTTCTTGGGCTTCCTCAACTTCACCAAGAGAGGTCCTTCTAAAAGACTTTGCACATATAGTTCTCTTTGTCAGAGATACTCTTTTCTCAGATTGCCACATGGCTACTTTACTTCATTTAGCTCTCTacttcaatttattattttttttcttaaaaagttttttctcttACCACTAAAgttctttatcctttttcttgctttatttttgtactttataccacttatttgtttattgttgtatgcccccccccccctttgcagGCCTACAAAGTGAGATCTACTCAGACAACCACTTGACTGGTTCTGTTTGATACATTTTACTCTTGAATCCAAAgtacctggaacatagtaggtgctcaataaatatctgaatgaattaataaataaatgaatatggagTTCAGTTTCAGATAATGATTGAAAGTCTCATATCTGGAAATGCTGGGTTTACCTGAACAAAAGAAATCATGTGCATGTGTCCACTGTCTTTACTCACTATCTTCACTACCTATTTTCCAAGCTGTATTGAACTTCTTTAAATTAGTTTCAGCACTGTCCCAAAGCAGCTCTTGTCAAAATCACCAATGACTAAAGTAAGACTCTTGGCATATGAAACAAACTCAGGATAGACTGTAAAATAATAGTAAACCAAGGCTACCAATGTCTTTGCCAACTATCCACAGATCACCAAGATATAGTGGGAGCCAGGTTGGTGCCTGTATGTACTATTAGCCcatatttctctttctagaaaGAGGAAACACATTCACACAAAGCAAATGGAGTGGGGGGAAAAGGGCTGACAATGAGTTATAAATTAAATTAGCGGCATTCTTACTTGTTTATGCTTGTTTAGAGAAAAGATGTTAAGCTGGAGCTAAATAGgataattttaagtgtttttcaaaaattattataagTCTGGATTTCCCTTATCAGAACTTTTACAGAGATAACACATATGCCTATGATCATCTCCTTTTCTAAATCTAAATCTGGAACATATAATTTGAAAGACACAAATTTACTTATGGGGATAgctgaacaaaatataaaaattagtataGGTTTAAACAATGCAGCATATAAAGGTACAGTATATATACATCCTAAATGGCACCAGGTATATTAAGTGGAAGAATGGttagaaaaatgaacaagcaGATACAGTTTAAAAGGAAGATAGGTGGTCCGAAATAAGATGGCTGAAGAACAGAACATGATAAGCAATATATCCAGTTTTGGGGATAGGTTATGATGAAGATAAATGGTTTGAATCTTGGAGCACACTGGAGTAAATACTCACTACCTCAAACAAATCCTTGTGTGAAGATAGGAATAGAAATAAAGGTTTACCAGAAAAGTTGGACTCCTTCCCCTTACACTCAACTAACTTTAGATTATGCAGTTTTGACACTATATAAGCTGAAATCAATCAAAGGACTACATTCAACCAATGCCATGTGCACCACTAGAAGATATATATCTGCCAAACTCAACTTACTGATGCTCAGTAACATGTTCCATCTCATTACCTTCATAGAGCTGTACTCTGTGTGCAATGCTGTGGTTTTTCTGTTCTAAagcccctctgtctgtctgtctgtctctctctctcacacacacatgcacacgcacacacacacacaggaagtcAACAAAGGAGAATGGAAGTTAGAGGTTGGAAGATAACACAAACCTTAAATGACTTTATAAAGGAATGACCGAATTCTAACTtcaactgaaaatgaaataaataatattgtaggATCTTCAAATTTTAAGATTGAAAAGTCCAAATCCTTcatctaatatataaataactgaGACAAAAGAACTATATATAACTGTCCAATAAGACATAAAAGTCAGTGGAAAAGCTGGGATGAAAATCCAGATTTCATAGCCCTGTGGGATATTCCTTTCATTTCACTAGTTCTTGATCTTGGTGTCTTTATTACTACAGATcattttacaaacaaacaaagtcCCTCTTGATGGACCACTTATCTTAGATAAGTATATATTGATAGGCTTATTGTTGTTGTGTTTTCAGTACATATCAAAAAAGTTAATTTCGGAATATTTTAAGGACTGAATTCTAGGTATCCTGAAGAGTAACCATTCACTAGGCTTCCTAGAATCTGCACCTACACTgtccaaggtttttttttatatttaggtttgtttttatataaaaataacagttttccCTAGATTTTTGCTCTAGGAAAACATGCCATGCTGTGTGGCTTTATGATCTTAAAGGTCACTGAGACAGAAGAAAAGTGAGAAACATGTGTGTTTCAGGATCCTGGCACTTTCTTCAGTGTTGTGGCTTCCAGTGTTATTATTTCCTTAAGGAATGAAAACACCACTTTGATTTGGTAGTGTCTACAATACAATTAAACATCACTGGAGACAATTTTTATCCTTATTTGTATAGAATatgtaattctatatattatagaGCTTTCCTGATAAATCTTTCCATTACCAATTAGATTGCCACAGTTTTAGAAAAAGCCCTAGTAGGTTTTAAGCTatctaatttgtcattttttaaaaagattttatttatttattcatgagaggcagagacataggcagagggagaagcaggctccaggaaacccgatgtgggactcgatcctgggactctgggatcactcccggagccaaaggcagagccactgagccacctaggcgtccctaatTTGTCATTTTTGAATGAGCCATGTTTCATTTGTGAATCACAGTGAATGATTcttacaaattttatattatttcaaatcAGGAGTCCAAGctcaaaaaaatataacaaatataaatggcTTAAATCTAGACTCATCCTTGTCACTGGTGCAAACAGATTTTAATATAGttcttcaggaaaaataaaaacctttttgttAACCAGAtgaacatgcatttaaaaatgatatgcaAAATCCAGGAAGACTTTCAATTTCTTAAAGCCAAGGTCTGTTCCTATTTATTGTTGAATCCAGTGCATTTAAAGTTTGATACACATACAGCATTTACTATATGCTATAAGCTTTAGGTATATTCTACTACATTCAAAAAACAATTCTTTGAAAGTTATAcaattattatccttattttatacaAGAGGAACCTAAGGTTTATGGAGATGAATAAATTTACTGGGACATCAATGAACTTAAGTTTCCAGATAAAGAAATTTGGCCCCAGCAACTTATGCCATAAATACATTTTGCAGTATTCTCAAAGATGTTTGTTAAGGTGGAAACGAAAAGGGCCCAGGTCACCTAGAAGACCTTCTGACCACATacctgtgtcttttttatttaataataaaactataatttataaCTGATTTTAGTATGGGAAGTGAAAAGCAATTACTGTATAGCTGAAGATTCTTCCGCACATGTCAGTTCACCACCTAGGTGCCATTATTACAGCTCATCCTCCAATTCCCTGCATGCAGGGAATTATTTCACATCTGACAGAACTCTTTTGTAGAACCACAGATTTCACCATTATCATGACTTTTCTGATACATTCCATCAGTCTTGTTGCTGAGCCATCACTCATCTTTCTTCccaggcttgatttttttttttttttgcaagaacacacacacacagacacacagacacatacacttACAAAGCATTTTCTAGACATTTATGTATGTCTTAGAGAAAACTTACAAGAAGGGACAATCTTGACTGAGGATGCTCATTAATTGTTTTCACCAGAGATGAAAGAAATTAGGGGACACATCTTTAGGTGGTAGCAGGAAGGTTTAATTTATAAGGAGATAGGGAAATGGAGTATATTCTCTATAAAaactttgaaatgaatgaataaaccaagATTAATGAAGAAGTTCCTTGAGATTAGAATCTATCAGTGGTTCTTCAAATTTTCATCCTATGCTACTCACTCTTCACCATCACTACTTGAAGATGTCCATTAATATGAAGCACAAAATTTATTCAAAGTAAGTTTTGGATCTCCATAATCCCTGACCTATAATTTTCGAAAAACCAGAGTAGAGAATTCCTATATTATGTAATTTAGAATATCCGACAGCATTAAATTCCCCAACATAAATGGGAAGATGACTTGGTCAGCCTAAAATTTCCAAAAGACCCAATAAGGTGAAGCAGAGATTAGCCCAAGTAACTTGATGTaatcacacacagacacatcagtgaaaaattaaaacagatttctgCCTGAGAATTCAAGAAATGTACTACCTTGCCCCAAATCGGCAAGAATCCAATTACCACAAGGATGGATAGTTACCCATGGCGAAGAATGGGATTCCCAGCAGGGTGGAGTTGTACTTTCCATCAGTGATGAAGAAGATCCCTGCTGCCGTGACAATGGAGATGCACACCGTGAGCACCCCCAGGAGGCCCAGAAAGGGCTTGCTGCGCAAACAGTCCTTCATGGAGCTGGAGAGGGTGGCTGTGGTCAGGATCAGCACAAGGCTTACCAGGACCTTGCTCCTGGCCAGGATGCTGGTCTTATGAAAGTCTCTCCAGAGGCTAAAAGATGCTAACGAGTAGAGCTGCAGGTCCTGGTGCTCCTCCTGGAGCTTCTTCATGAGCTTACAGAACTCATTCTCCCACTTCTCCCCTATGAGGTCTTGGGTAGCAGAGCCATAGGTTTGGAGGTAGTAGGTGATTTGAATGGCTCTGGCTGACTTGACCCGCTGGTCCTTGCTGTTTGGCACTTCCACTACCCCGCCCAGTTGGTGTCCAATAAAACTGTTCCTCCCATCCTTGAAAATAGAAAGAGGGGAGACTTAAAGTTAGCAGAGGATGCACATTTCAAACAACAGATTCTTACTCTAAGTGAAGGAACACAACAAAGGCAGAGGTAGGCTCTTGCAATTGTGGAAGTGATGTGGGTGGAGTGGCATGTTAGGATTTTATATTCAGCTTTTTGGGGTGTCATGGGATACCATGCAAGATGATCAGGATTAGAAAGATGCAAAGAGTATTATGAAGCTATACAAGACTCACCACATGCATAGGATAATGTACATAAATACTATTTTGATTTATCCCATCCATACTCCATTCCAACCATTTCCTTCTGTAACAGTCTATTATAACTCCTTTATGCAGGATCAAGGTTGATGATTCAGATTCAGCCAAAAGTGAAGCATGGCATGAGTTAACagcatttcaaaaattaaaataataattcatttaataaatatacacTAAACTTTTCAAGGTTAACACACACACCTACaccaacacacaaacacacacacacacacacacacatccatactCTGGGGGCACAACTGAATATTGCAAAACAAATAGAAGatactgttgttttgttttctttttccaattaatATAATAGTGTTGAAAGACTTTGTAAATATGATGTAGCCCTTGTTCACTCATTACAAAGTTCCCTTCAAACACCTGCCTCAGTTCATAGGTTGACCCTTTTCCCACAGAACAGAGTGGATAAACCCCCTAAATGAAACTGATGAGATTTCAGGTAGGATTGTCAAAAGTCATTTTGATTTTCAGAATTTCTCATGATGTAGAGCAGACAAGATCATATTAGTAGGACATTTATAAGAGAGGTAATCACTTCTCTTTAAGGTACACGCAAGGTGGACACTGAGTTGCTTAATTCAGAGGAGTAATTTTTAAGCAGTGTGCCTCAAGACTCAGAGGGAAATCCCTGACAGGCATCACCAAATTTTCAACAacttggatattttctttttgccaCAACTGTCATTCACTTCCATGGCAATGCTTGTCAGCTGTGATACTGAGCCCAATAGCAGGTTGCAAGATGGAGCATAGCATTGAAAATGTGCTGCAGGTACTGTGTGTAATGCAGGCACAAAGGTAAATCTATGCTCTAAGGAGAATTTGCGTTTGCTACATCAACCAAGACTTTTATCTCATGAGGACAGAAAAGTATAGTCAGAGCAGGAAACAGTCCTTTCTAGAAGGGTAGTGCAGAAGGGCAATAAACCCAACAGtctgggcagccgggtggctcagtagtttagcgccgccttcagcccagggcgagacctggagaccctgcatggagactgcttctccctctgcctgtgtctgcctctctctctctctctctctctctctctctgtgtgtgtatctcatgaataaataaataaaaaatcttaaataaaaatcttttaataataaataaataaaaaaaaccaacagtCTGATAACTCTGGTGATTTTCACAAAACTGCGAGGCACTGTCTACTCAGGCAGACACGTATAACAGTTAATGTGAAGTGGTTTAGTCCAGACACCTGTATCTGAGGTCCTTAttcctatttgtatttttaacgTATACCAAAGTAACTGTAATACTTGAGAGTGTGTTGCAAACAcaataaatttgagaaatttaCAAAGTACAAGTGCTGTTAGTAAGatcattaataaaaattgtgAGGAATAAATCTCATAGTCACTTCACATACCCATTTTCCCCGTACATGTTCAATGAAagcaatttttctatttaatacaACCTGACCAACTTCTGATGAGTactatatttctaaataagaatttaattaGGGGTTTCTTCCCTCCTATACTTGATAAATCTCCCACTTCTAAGGCATCTTTGTAAATTTTccatcttcatatatatatatatatatatatattcactatatataatatattccagattatatatattccagattttatatatatatatatatatatatatatatatatatatatatatatatataccagctGGAAGTTCCTAGCATCCTGTTTTGAAACCTGTGGGTTTCTCTGATGAGCTGCAAGAGAAAAGGTAGGAGAGCTTTAAAGAAGGAGTGGGAATCCTATCCCAGCACTGAGACTGGAATAAGTGCTCTTTCCACTCTTTAAATAATCTCCACTTTTGCTCCTGAATTaggcttgtttatttttgttttatgcttgGTATAATTTTTAGCTCCACCCTTGTGTCTACTTCTTTGAAATCCCGTCTGTGATGTTGACTTGTGCTTTcgattatttgaaagagaaagtattttaaaagctatatttattcacttaagaATGTGCAGTTCCATCTGTCTTTACTCATTTCTGTCATCAAAAAGATTTCTCAGGGATCTTTAGCAGCAGAACAAAGATTTATGAGTCCCTCAGGCCTTATTTGGAGATTATAGTGGATCAAAGAGGGCACTGATAATGTGTCTGGACAAAAGTCAAAACTCTACAGAAAGCAAAATATAGAGTTTTAAATAACTGATCATTATTGAGTTTGGCTAACTGCTCACCCTCCTTTTGAAGTTGTCTAATTTCCATTTCTTACAAAAATTACTTCATAAAAGATATGCTTTAAtctcattatatttaaaaacaaatacaaatacaatatttataaCAAACACAATGAATTTCTCTCTCTTAATCTGCTCTACTCCATGCaccagaacaaaataaacaaggtCTTAAGATATTCTTAGACAGGAAGCTCTGCTGAAATGAAATTTTGTACAAGCCATTGGCCCAGTCATCCTACTCAGTGTAGTCCTGAGAAATATTTGTAAGTAAAATTCTACTATTTTGTAAGAGGTGGGAGAAGAGCTTTATCATTTCATGGGTGCTTCTATGTAGGAGAAACAAAGAATGAATGGAACATGTATTTTAATTATCCTCTGGGCAGAACTTCCCTGGACCTATCAGGAGTCAAGGAGTCACATGACCTGGGTTGCAGCATGCCTGTCACACCAACTGGATCAGGAACCATTGGCTGGTTCATTTCCCTTGTAGGTTTCcattttatcatctttaaaatgagcaGATATGAATATACGAGTAAATGTTTACACAatattgaagatatttttcaGATCTATTATTCTATGAAAATACCACCTATAAAGTTACTCCAAAGAGAGCTGAATGTCAGAAATGATATCATTATAATAGAGCCATGGATGGATTATTTTTAtgccttaaaaaaatcttaccaatTGTCAGGTAGGGCATTTTTGTTTAAGAGATGAGCAAACatagaggcccagagaggataAAACTGTTCGTCAAAGTGATGACCCCAGTGTTCCAATGCAATACTTCTAATTCCAAATCTAAAACTTTCTAGAATCCTATAGGGGTGATTTCAGGAAAGCCATTTTGACTCCTAGTCCCTGTTAACTGCTGTTTATGATTAAAACTTATTTCATGTGTGTAGATCccttttttcccaatattttactCTCCACTGAACCAATTACCTACCATTTATATTGATTCAACTTCCTCATTTTCTAGTAAACCCTCCTACACAAATTCTAGTTTCTTTAAGTGCAGAACTCACATTTATGTCCCCATGaagataaaccttaaaaatacaaGATGGTAACACACCACTTCCAATGCTCTCCTGTTTCAGTGTTTCTCTGAATTGAACAAGCATAATTAACGTGAGATGAATTGAAGTTCCGAACTCCTACCCTTGTGCtcacttttacttttcttcagtCTATTTCTCTACCTTAAAGCCATAGCTCACTTGCACAACTCTAAATGAGTTTACaccatttatacatttaaaacctGCTGGCTTCCACTTGCATTAGGAATAACAGAATTCCTTACCAGGGCTGTGAGGCCATGCATGTCCCACTGCTGGCTGAGCCTCAGACCTTGTCTCCCACCACTCTTCTCCCCATGAACTCTGTTCTAGTTATCCCACCTTTCTTCCTACTGCTTGAACACAACAAGTTAATTTTCACCACATAGCCTTTGCAACTGCTAcaccctctgcctggaat
This region includes:
- the PTCHD4 gene encoding patched domain-containing protein 4, translating into MCFLRRPGAPASWIWWRMLRQVLRRGLQSFCHRLGLCVSRHPVFFLTVPAVLTITFGLSALNRFQPEGDLERLVAPSHSLAKIERSLASSLFPLDQSKSQLYSDLHTPGRYGRVILLSPPGDNILLQAEGILQTHRAVLEMKDGRNSFIGHQLGGVVEVPNSKDQRVKSARAIQITYYLQTYGSATQDLIGEKWENEFCKLMKKLQEEHQDLQLYSLASFSLWRDFHKTSILARSKVLVSLVLILTTATLSSSMKDCLRSKPFLGLLGVLTVCISIVTAAGIFFITDGKYNSTLLGIPFFAMGNYPSLW